Proteins encoded together in one Halalkaliarchaeum sp. AArc-CO window:
- a CDS encoding 1,4-dihydroxy-2-naphthoate polyprenyltransferase — protein MATQDVSRRKAWLIAARPQTLPAALAPVVVGVGVALHDGVFAALPAVAALVGASLIQIGTNFANDYYDAVQGADTEQREGFTRVTAGGLIDPPSVKRAMWLTFAAAVLVGTYLVSVGGVPILVVGLLSIATGIAYTGGPYPLGYHGLGDLFVFVFFGVVAVVGTYYVQAAALLSGTFPLWLPPGTVTVPAVVASLPIAALSTNILVVNNVRDREEDAETGKRTLAVRFGYRFSRVQFLSMLALAYAVPFWFLLQGWSVVVLAPLVTLPYAGRIAQTVREETSGDALNPALESAGKLLAAFAILFAAGLAVG, from the coding sequence ATGGCTACGCAGGACGTCTCGCGTCGGAAGGCCTGGCTCATCGCCGCGCGGCCACAGACGCTACCGGCGGCGCTCGCGCCGGTCGTCGTCGGGGTGGGGGTCGCCCTTCACGACGGCGTATTCGCGGCGCTGCCGGCAGTTGCCGCGCTGGTCGGGGCTTCGCTCATCCAGATCGGCACCAACTTCGCCAACGACTACTACGACGCCGTCCAGGGGGCCGACACCGAGCAGCGCGAGGGGTTCACGCGGGTGACCGCCGGCGGGTTGATCGACCCCCCGTCCGTAAAACGGGCGATGTGGCTCACGTTCGCCGCCGCGGTGCTCGTGGGCACGTACCTGGTGTCCGTCGGTGGGGTGCCGATCCTCGTCGTCGGCCTGCTGTCGATCGCCACCGGAATCGCCTACACCGGCGGCCCGTATCCGCTCGGTTATCACGGGCTCGGCGACCTGTTCGTGTTCGTCTTCTTCGGGGTGGTCGCGGTGGTTGGAACCTACTACGTCCAGGCGGCGGCGCTGCTTTCGGGCACGTTTCCGCTCTGGCTCCCGCCGGGGACCGTCACCGTCCCGGCAGTGGTGGCCAGCCTTCCGATCGCGGCCCTCTCGACGAACATTCTCGTTGTGAACAACGTCCGCGACCGCGAGGAGGACGCCGAGACCGGAAAGCGGACGCTCGCGGTGCGGTTCGGCTACCGGTTTTCCCGCGTTCAGTTCCTCTCGATGCTCGCGCTGGCGTACGCGGTCCCGTTCTGGTTCCTGCTCCAGGGATGGTCTGTCGTGGTTCTGGCACCGCTCGTGACGCTGCCGTACGCCGGACGTATCGCACAGACCGTACGGGAGGAAACGTCTGGCGACGCGCTCAACCCCGCGCTCGAATCGGCGGGCAAACTGCTGGCCGCGTTCGCGATCCTGTTTGCGGCCGGGCTCGCGGTCGGGTGA
- the fer gene encoding ferredoxin Fer has product MTELDGVPVEDLREWLEHVSEKESAQFLMVALANAEEGRDVGELADLYGLDSGELADWIDTANEESIVTAVARTEGVDVEELADTYGLSPRTVRDWFRNLEGEPIPDAAAVIARYSQRGSAPVVRQTPARVTYLDYEAIEANGWSVEDDDLFEKASAEYRLNSAEYGRILVEPGETILEAAENRGLSWPYACRGGACANCAVLVKEGDVAMPGNHVLTDDQVNVMNARLTCVGVPVTDTVKLVTNVQKLEDFEDLRLPSPLGESDTPPSV; this is encoded by the coding sequence ATGACCGAACTGGATGGAGTGCCCGTCGAGGATCTCCGGGAGTGGCTCGAACACGTTTCCGAAAAGGAGTCGGCACAGTTCCTGATGGTGGCGCTGGCGAACGCCGAGGAAGGACGAGACGTCGGCGAACTGGCCGACCTGTACGGGCTCGACTCCGGAGAGCTCGCCGACTGGATCGACACCGCAAACGAGGAGTCGATCGTCACCGCAGTCGCCCGGACCGAGGGCGTCGACGTCGAGGAACTCGCCGACACGTACGGCCTGTCGCCGCGGACGGTGCGCGACTGGTTCCGGAACCTCGAAGGGGAGCCGATCCCGGACGCGGCGGCGGTCATCGCGCGATACAGCCAGCGGGGATCCGCGCCGGTCGTTCGACAGACGCCAGCACGGGTGACCTACCTCGACTACGAGGCGATCGAGGCCAACGGCTGGTCGGTCGAGGACGACGACCTGTTCGAGAAAGCCTCCGCGGAGTACCGGCTCAACTCCGCGGAGTACGGCCGCATCCTGGTCGAACCCGGCGAGACGATCCTCGAGGCCGCCGAGAACCGCGGGCTGTCGTGGCCGTACGCCTGTCGCGGCGGCGCCTGTGCGAACTGTGCGGTGCTCGTAAAGGAGGGCGATGTCGCAATGCCCGGAAACCACGTGCTCACAGACGACCAGGTGAACGTGATGAACGCCCGACTCACCTGTGTCGGGGTTCCGGTGACGGACACGGTGAAGCTCGTGACGAACGTCCAGAAACTCGAGGATTTCGAGGACCTCCGCCTGCCGTCGCCGCTTGGCGAAAGCGACACGCCGCCGTCGGTGTGA
- a CDS encoding DUF429 domain-containing protein, with the protein MSDASLSVGAVRGDAVWVAVAFAGREFDHAAVFPEIGDLWLRYEEADRILLDVPIGLVDEGDPRRRCDVLAERVLERDEDGDESRGNSDRSVVSPVREATRKRRYSTAAKVHERKTGEQLPEMSFEQVPAIAAVDELVGELPEARATILESRPAVCFRAIGGEPLQYDRETAGGYAERMRKLAAFDRDGAPTVQAAAEATAGQEVRIEEVLDAVVLGYTARPSPVPLRSLPEDPPTDERGLPMRIVYRAEEPLVAE; encoded by the coding sequence ATGAGTGACGCGTCACTGTCGGTGGGCGCGGTTCGGGGTGACGCCGTGTGGGTCGCCGTCGCCTTCGCCGGCAGGGAGTTCGATCACGCCGCAGTCTTCCCCGAGATCGGCGACCTGTGGCTCCGTTATGAGGAGGCCGATCGGATCCTCCTCGACGTGCCGATCGGTCTGGTCGACGAGGGGGATCCCCGCCGCCGGTGTGACGTCCTCGCGGAACGCGTCCTGGAACGCGACGAAGACGGCGACGAATCGAGAGGAAACTCCGACCGGTCGGTCGTTTCCCCGGTACGCGAGGCGACCCGAAAGCGTCGGTACTCGACCGCCGCGAAAGTTCACGAGCGAAAGACGGGCGAACAACTACCGGAGATGTCCTTCGAGCAGGTCCCCGCGATCGCTGCAGTCGACGAACTCGTCGGGGAGCTCCCGGAGGCGAGAGCGACGATACTCGAATCGCGGCCGGCGGTCTGTTTTCGTGCCATCGGCGGGGAGCCGCTGCAGTACGATCGGGAGACTGCAGGAGGGTACGCCGAACGGATGCGCAAACTGGCGGCGTTCGACCGGGACGGAGCGCCGACGGTGCAGGCGGCCGCGGAGGCGACCGCGGGCCAGGAGGTGCGGATCGAAGAGGTGCTCGACGCCGTGGTTCTGGGGTACACCGCCCGACCGTCCCCGGTCCCGCTCCGGTCGCTGCCGGAAGACCCGCCGACCGACGAGCGTGGGCTCCCGATGCGGATCGTCTACCGGGCCGAAGAACCGCTCGTCGCCGAGTGA
- a CDS encoding cold-shock protein, with protein sequence MATGTVDFFNDTGGYGFISTEDADDDVFFHMEDVGGPDLEEGQEVEFDIEQADKGPRAKNLQRL encoded by the coding sequence ATGGCAACTGGTACTGTTGATTTCTTCAACGACACAGGCGGCTACGGTTTCATCTCGACTGAGGACGCGGACGACGACGTGTTCTTCCACATGGAAGACGTTGGCGGCCCGGATCTCGAAGAGGGGCAGGAAGTCGAATTCGACATCGAGCAGGCCGACAAAGGCCCGCGCGCGAAAAACCTGCAGCGGCTGTAA
- the nikR gene encoding nickel-responsive transcriptional regulator NikR — translation MTVVSVSMPEELLERIDEFAEDHGYTGRSEVVREASRNLLDEFEDSRLEGRELMAVVTVLFNYETTAVEERMMHLRHEHEELVASNFHSHVGNHYCMELFVLEGDLEEISTFVGKIRATQDTLTIDYSVMPVDDFETIHA, via the coding sequence ATGACGGTAGTGAGCGTCTCGATGCCCGAAGAGTTGCTCGAGCGGATCGACGAGTTCGCCGAGGATCACGGCTACACGGGGCGAAGCGAGGTCGTCCGGGAGGCCTCCCGGAACCTGCTCGACGAGTTCGAGGACAGCCGGCTGGAGGGCCGCGAGTTGATGGCAGTCGTGACGGTGCTTTTCAACTACGAGACGACGGCCGTCGAAGAGCGGATGATGCACCTCCGCCACGAACACGAGGAACTGGTCGCCTCGAACTTCCACAGCCACGTCGGGAACCACTACTGCATGGAACTGTTCGTGCTCGAGGGCGACCTCGAGGAGATTTCCACGTTCGTGGGCAAGATCCGGGCGACACAGGACACACTCACGATCGATTACAGCGTGATGCCGGTCGACGACTTCGAAACCATCCACGCGTAG
- a CDS encoding adenosylhomocysteinase — protein sequence MSQTGYSPVTEQLAEPESAREEGRRKMEWALQHMPILEALREEFRAEKPLEGERVAMAMHVEAKTANLVELLADGGAEVAITGCNPLSTHDDVSAALDAHEKITSYAVRGVDDEEYYEAIEATIGHDPTITVDDGGDLVFAIHEDYPELIDTIVGGCEETTTGVHRLRSMAEDGALEYPVFAVNDTPMKRLFDNVHGTGESSLATIAMTTNLSFAGKDVVVAGFGYCGKGVAKKAAGQNADVIVAEVDSRKALEAHMEGYDVMPMAEAAEVGDVFITTTGNRDVIVEEHFRKMQDGVLLANAGHFDVEIDLEALDDLAVDRYEAREGVEAYELEDGRRLNVLAEGRLVNLAAPIALGHPVEVMDQSFGVQAVCVRELAGHGDDYEPRVHDVPDELDREIAEIKLEAEGVEFDSLSAEQEEYLSSWQHGT from the coding sequence ATGAGTCAAACCGGATACTCGCCGGTGACCGAACAGCTCGCGGAGCCGGAGTCGGCACGCGAGGAGGGTCGCCGGAAGATGGAGTGGGCGCTACAGCACATGCCGATCCTGGAAGCGCTCCGCGAGGAGTTTCGGGCGGAGAAACCGCTCGAAGGAGAGCGAGTGGCAATGGCGATGCACGTCGAGGCGAAGACGGCCAACCTCGTCGAGCTGCTGGCCGACGGCGGTGCCGAGGTGGCGATCACCGGCTGTAACCCGCTTTCGACCCACGACGACGTGAGCGCGGCGCTGGACGCCCACGAGAAGATCACCTCCTATGCGGTTCGGGGCGTCGACGACGAGGAGTATTACGAGGCGATCGAGGCCACCATCGGCCACGATCCGACGATCACCGTCGACGACGGCGGCGACCTCGTGTTCGCGATCCACGAGGACTACCCCGAACTCATCGACACCATCGTCGGCGGTTGCGAGGAGACGACTACCGGCGTCCACCGACTGCGGTCGATGGCCGAGGACGGCGCGCTGGAGTATCCCGTCTTCGCGGTGAACGACACGCCGATGAAGCGGCTGTTCGACAACGTCCACGGGACCGGAGAGTCCTCCCTCGCGACGATCGCGATGACGACAAACCTCTCGTTTGCGGGCAAAGACGTCGTCGTCGCCGGCTTCGGCTACTGCGGGAAGGGCGTCGCCAAGAAGGCAGCCGGACAGAACGCGGACGTCATCGTCGCAGAAGTCGACTCCCGGAAGGCACTGGAGGCGCACATGGAGGGGTACGACGTGATGCCGATGGCCGAGGCCGCCGAGGTGGGCGACGTCTTCATCACGACGACGGGCAACCGCGACGTGATCGTCGAGGAGCACTTCCGGAAGATGCAAGACGGCGTCCTGCTGGCGAACGCGGGTCACTTCGACGTCGAAATCGACCTGGAGGCGCTCGACGACCTCGCGGTCGACCGCTACGAGGCCCGAGAGGGCGTCGAAGCGTACGAACTCGAGGACGGTCGGCGGCTGAACGTGCTGGCGGAAGGGCGACTCGTCAACCTCGCGGCACCGATCGCGCTGGGCCACCCCGTCGAGGTGATGGATCAGTCGTTCGGCGTCCAGGCCGTCTGCGTGCGCGAACTCGCCGGCCACGGCGACGACTACGAGCCGCGCGTCCACGATGTCCCCGACGAACTCGACCGCGAGATCGCCGAGATCAAGCTCGAGGCGGAGGGCGTCGAATTCGACTCCCTGTCGGCCGAACAGGAGGAGTACCTCTCCTCGTGGCAGCACGGAACGTAA
- a CDS encoding PPC domain-containing DNA-binding protein: MNYREVTPTREFLARLDTGADWREEIESLAREEGIESAWFNAMGAVQDAEIWFYDQETKEYQPVTFEEPLEVAACVGNIALLEDEVFAHTHAVLSRPSGQTLAGHLNSATVFAGEVHMRAFEEPLERSHDDVTDLDLWL, translated from the coding sequence ATGAACTATCGGGAAGTCACGCCGACGCGAGAGTTCCTCGCACGGCTCGACACCGGGGCGGACTGGCGCGAGGAGATCGAATCGCTGGCGCGCGAGGAAGGGATCGAGTCGGCCTGGTTCAACGCGATGGGGGCGGTCCAGGACGCCGAAATCTGGTTTTACGACCAGGAGACCAAGGAGTACCAGCCGGTGACGTTCGAGGAGCCGCTGGAGGTCGCCGCCTGCGTGGGGAACATCGCGCTGCTCGAGGACGAGGTGTTCGCACACACCCACGCCGTGTTGTCTCGCCCGAGCGGGCAGACTCTCGCGGGACATCTCAACTCTGCGACCGTCTTCGCCGGCGAGGTCCATATGCGGGCGTTCGAGGAGCCGCTCGAACGGTCTCACGACGACGTGACCGATCTGGATCTCTGGCTGTGA